In one window of Temnothorax longispinosus isolate EJ_2023e chromosome 9, Tlon_JGU_v1, whole genome shotgun sequence DNA:
- the LOC139818903 gene encoding uncharacterized protein isoform X1, with translation MPDPAKAATGGKTPPLLVLPDDKRTSDRQASPVRLSAELTLKVKTQMNRIATGRKIGATLPSSVEDTSVDEVLQISIQLEEVHKAFLKEHAYFEVSWPAALIDHEYFSNDAFAVEAEECMTARRALAKLKGALAEKIAPTTAPVAAQPAQSQQRLPDISIPSFKGVYEAWPTYRDLFKAVIYDSQRLTDVEKLHYLRLSLEGPPAQLISGLPLTADSLKPSWEMLVDHYENKRLLIQSYLDQLFASSTPVQKNAAALDKLLNTFKEGIKGLQSLGVSQDLGDCVLVYQLSIWAAVWSSGRAPDS, from the exons ATGCCGGATCCCGCCAAAGCCGCGACGGGCGGCAAGACACCGCCATTGCTCGTGCTGCCGGACGACAAGCGCACTTCAGATCGCCAGGCCTCACCGGTGCGTTTGTCTGCTGAACTCACCTTAAAGGTGAAGACTCAAATGAACCGCATCGCGACAGGGCGGAAAATCGGCGCGACGTTACCATCGTCTGTAGAGGACACGTCTGTGGATGAGGTTCTACAGATCTCTATTCAACTCGAGGAGGTGCACAAGGCGTTCCTCAAGGAACACGCCTATTTCGAGGTCTCATGGCCGGCGGCGCTCATCGATCATGAATATTTCTCCAACGACGCCTTCGCCGTGGAGGCGGAGGAGTGCATGACGGCTCGTCGCGCTCTGGCAAAGCTCAAGGGCGCATTGGCGGAAAAGATCGCTCCGACGACGGCTCCGGTAGCGGCTCAGCCCGCACAATCTCAGCAGAGATTGCCGGACATCAGCATCCCGTCCTTCAAGGGCGTGTACGAGGCATGGCCTACATATCGCGATCTCTTCAAGGCAGTGATTTATGACAGCCAACGGCTCACAGACGTGGAGAAACTCCACTATCTGCGGCTCTCACTAGAAGGCCCACCTGCCCAGCTCATTTCCGGATTGCCTCTCACCGCCGACTCGCTCAAACCATCATGGGAAATGCTCGTCGATCACTACGAGAACAAGCGACTGCTCATTCAGTCGTATCTGGACCAGCTCTTCGCCAGCTCAACACCGGTGCAAAAGAACGCCGCGGCACTGGACAAGCTGCTCAATACGTTCAAGGAGGGCATCAAAGGCCTACAATCCTTGGGCGTCTCGCAGGATCTGGGCGACTGCGTCTTGGTGTACCAGTTGTCCATAt gggcggcagtgtggtctagtggtagagcgccagattcgtaa
- the LOC139818903 gene encoding uncharacterized protein isoform X2 → MPDPAKAATGGKTPPLLVLPDDKRTSDRQASPVRLSAELTLKVKTQMNRIATGRKIGATLPSSVEDTSVDEVLQISIQLEEVHKAFLKEHAYFEVSWPAALIDHEYFSNDAFAVEAEECMTARRALAKLKGALAEKIAPTTAPVAAQPAQSQQRLPDISIPSFKGVYEAWPTYRDLFKAVIYDSQRLTDVEKLHYLRLSLEGPPAQLISGLPLTADSLKPSWEMLVDHYENKRLLIQSYLDQLFASSTPVQKNAAALDKLLNTFKEGIKGLQSLGVSQDLGDCVLVYQLSICILNF, encoded by the coding sequence ATGCCGGATCCCGCCAAAGCCGCGACGGGCGGCAAGACACCGCCATTGCTCGTGCTGCCGGACGACAAGCGCACTTCAGATCGCCAGGCCTCACCGGTGCGTTTGTCTGCTGAACTCACCTTAAAGGTGAAGACTCAAATGAACCGCATCGCGACAGGGCGGAAAATCGGCGCGACGTTACCATCGTCTGTAGAGGACACGTCTGTGGATGAGGTTCTACAGATCTCTATTCAACTCGAGGAGGTGCACAAGGCGTTCCTCAAGGAACACGCCTATTTCGAGGTCTCATGGCCGGCGGCGCTCATCGATCATGAATATTTCTCCAACGACGCCTTCGCCGTGGAGGCGGAGGAGTGCATGACGGCTCGTCGCGCTCTGGCAAAGCTCAAGGGCGCATTGGCGGAAAAGATCGCTCCGACGACGGCTCCGGTAGCGGCTCAGCCCGCACAATCTCAGCAGAGATTGCCGGACATCAGCATCCCGTCCTTCAAGGGCGTGTACGAGGCATGGCCTACATATCGCGATCTCTTCAAGGCAGTGATTTATGACAGCCAACGGCTCACAGACGTGGAGAAACTCCACTATCTGCGGCTCTCACTAGAAGGCCCACCTGCCCAGCTCATTTCCGGATTGCCTCTCACCGCCGACTCGCTCAAACCATCATGGGAAATGCTCGTCGATCACTACGAGAACAAGCGACTGCTCATTCAGTCGTATCTGGACCAGCTCTTCGCCAGCTCAACACCGGTGCAAAAGAACGCCGCGGCACTGGACAAGCTGCTCAATACGTTCAAGGAGGGCATCAAAGGCCTACAATCCTTGGGCGTCTCGCAGGATCTGGGCGACTGCGTCTTGGTGTACCAGTTGTCCATAtgtatattgaatttttag